The following coding sequences lie in one Burkholderia cepacia genomic window:
- a CDS encoding tetratricopeptide repeat protein — MNGGDGACRGRTRIGVMFGLWALCIAAVAQGAPQEKVDPSRETQSAVADYNAGDYRAALVQFHDAAERGDRLAQFNYAMMLLTGEGVTANVDEGLRWLKRAADANMSHAQYVYGRMFDDGEFVTRNPVEAHRWFLRAAKQGHVQAALSLANQFLDGRGTPRDNRQAFAWYKQAADAGEPTAQYVTASFYERGGDGVAQNLNIARAYYAAAAAQGDETAGLKFKELSARLKSQAPASGGGAEPGGPHTPSQ, encoded by the coding sequence ATGAACGGTGGTGACGGTGCGTGCCGCGGGCGCACGCGGATCGGTGTGATGTTCGGCCTGTGGGCCCTGTGTATCGCGGCGGTCGCGCAGGGCGCGCCGCAAGAGAAGGTCGATCCGTCGCGCGAGACGCAATCGGCGGTCGCCGACTACAACGCCGGTGACTATCGCGCGGCGCTGGTGCAGTTCCACGACGCGGCCGAGCGCGGCGATCGCCTCGCGCAATTCAACTACGCGATGATGCTGCTGACGGGCGAAGGCGTGACCGCGAACGTCGACGAAGGGTTGCGCTGGCTGAAGCGCGCGGCCGACGCGAACATGTCGCATGCGCAGTACGTGTACGGCCGGATGTTCGACGACGGCGAGTTCGTCACGCGCAATCCGGTCGAAGCGCACCGCTGGTTCCTGCGCGCGGCGAAGCAGGGGCACGTGCAGGCCGCGCTGTCGCTCGCGAACCAGTTCCTCGACGGGCGCGGCACGCCGCGCGACAACCGGCAGGCGTTCGCGTGGTACAAGCAGGCCGCCGACGCGGGCGAGCCGACCGCGCAGTACGTGACCGCGTCGTTCTACGAGCGTGGTGGCGACGGCGTCGCGCAGAACCTGAACATCGCGCGGGCGTATTACGCGGCGGCGGCCGCACAGGGCGACGAGACGGCCGGGCTGAAATTCAAGGAGCTGAGTGCGCGGTTGAAGTCGCAGGCGCCGGCATCGGGCGGCGGGGCGGAGCCGGGCGGGCCGCATACGCCGTCGCAGTGA